The following coding sequences lie in one Phaenicophaeus curvirostris isolate KB17595 chromosome 5, BPBGC_Pcur_1.0, whole genome shotgun sequence genomic window:
- the CYB561A3 gene encoding lysosomal membrane ascorbate-dependent ferrireductase CYB561A3 isoform X2 gives MSGQSGAAQYGGGRRCRGRGGGGARRAGAPPSHRGNAGSAFSTLLRLRGRLGSHLRGLRDRLVPALARRLLLRRQQPDLQLAPGADGDGRCGALRRSGPGLPLATGRERPQASLEASALLPGADSFHPGGSGAGGCFSLPQQAGDTPYVLAAQLAGTDHRPALLLPVAGRLQHTAASLGSYLAPCALQTHPHLLRLRHPPVFHGFVRGRHQREAFLQHNGTMDYKQLPPEAVFANTLGLLIVVFGVLVLGALVKPSWKRPDADSPDSCQPLLSGEH, from the exons ATGAGCGGGCAGAGCGGCGCCGCCCAATATGGAGGCGGCCGGCGGTGCCGAGGAAGGGGAGGCGGAGGAGCCCGGCGGGCGGGG GCGCCACCATCCCATCGTGGCAATGCTGGATCTgccttttctacccttttgcGCCTTCGTGGGCGGCTTGGGTCTCACCTGCGTGGCCTTCGTGATCGCTTGGTGCCAGCACTGGCACGGCGGCTTCTCCTTCGACGGCAGCAGCCGGACCTTCAACTGGCACCCGGTGCTGATGGTGACGGGCGTTGTGGTGCTTTACGGCGCAG CGGCCCTGGTTTACCGCTTGCCACAGGCCGTGAGCGGCCCCAAGCTTCCCTGGAAGCTTCTGCACTGCTGCCTGGCGCTGACAGCTTTCATCCTGGCGGTTCTGGGGCTGGTGGCTGTTTTTCGCTTCCACAACAAGCAGGGGACACCCCATATGTACTCGCTGCACAGCTGGCTGGGACTGATCACCGTCCTGCTCTTCTCCTGCCAG TGGCTGGCCGGCTTCAGCAcactgctgcttccctgggctCCTACCTGGCTCCGTGCGCTCTACAAACCCATCCACATCTTCTTCGGCTCCGTCATCCTCCTGTTTTCCATGGCTTCGTCCGTGGCAGGCATCAACGAGAAGCTTTTCTTCAGCAT AACGGGACGATGGACTACAAGCAACTCCCCCCCGAGGCCGTCTTTGCCAACACGCTGGGGCTCCTGATCGttgtttttggggtgctggtgctgGGCGCCCTGGTCAAGCCGAGCTGGAAACGCCCCGACGCCGACTCCCCGGACTCGTGCCAG cccctgctcaGCGGCGAGCACTGA
- the CYB561A3 gene encoding lysosomal membrane ascorbate-dependent ferrireductase CYB561A3 isoform X3 produces MEAAGGAEEGEAEEPGGRGRHHPIVAMLDLPFLPFCAFVGGLGLTCVAFVIAWCQHWHGGFSFDGSSRTFNWHPVLMVTGVVVLYGAAALVYRLPQAVSGPKLPWKLLHCCLALTAFILAVLGLVAVFRFHNKQGTPHMYSLHSWLGLITVLLFSCQWLAGFSTLLLPWAPTWLRALYKPIHIFFGSVILLFSMASSVAGINEKLFFSMQNGTMDYKQLPPEAVFANTLGLLIVVFGVLVLGALVKPSWKRPDADSPDSCQPLLSGEH; encoded by the exons ATGGAGGCGGCCGGCGGTGCCGAGGAAGGGGAGGCGGAGGAGCCCGGCGGGCGGGG GCGCCACCATCCCATCGTGGCAATGCTGGATCTgccttttctacccttttgcGCCTTCGTGGGCGGCTTGGGTCTCACCTGCGTGGCCTTCGTGATCGCTTGGTGCCAGCACTGGCACGGCGGCTTCTCCTTCGACGGCAGCAGCCGGACCTTCAACTGGCACCCGGTGCTGATGGTGACGGGCGTTGTGGTGCTTTACGGCGCAG CGGCCCTGGTTTACCGCTTGCCACAGGCCGTGAGCGGCCCCAAGCTTCCCTGGAAGCTTCTGCACTGCTGCCTGGCGCTGACAGCTTTCATCCTGGCGGTTCTGGGGCTGGTGGCTGTTTTTCGCTTCCACAACAAGCAGGGGACACCCCATATGTACTCGCTGCACAGCTGGCTGGGACTGATCACCGTCCTGCTCTTCTCCTGCCAG TGGCTGGCCGGCTTCAGCAcactgctgcttccctgggctCCTACCTGGCTCCGTGCGCTCTACAAACCCATCCACATCTTCTTCGGCTCCGTCATCCTCCTGTTTTCCATGGCTTCGTCCGTGGCAGGCATCAACGAGAAGCTTTTCTTCAGCAT GCAGAACGGGACGATGGACTACAAGCAACTCCCCCCCGAGGCCGTCTTTGCCAACACGCTGGGGCTCCTGATCGttgtttttggggtgctggtgctgGGCGCCCTGGTCAAGCCGAGCTGGAAACGCCCCGACGCCGACTCCCCGGACTCGTGCCAG cccctgctcaGCGGCGAGCACTGA
- the CYB561A3 gene encoding lysosomal membrane ascorbate-dependent ferrireductase CYB561A3 isoform X1 — MSGQSGAAQYGGGRRCRGRGGGGARRAGAPPSHRGNAGSAFSTLLRLRGRLGSHLRGLRDRLVPALARRLLLRRQQPDLQLAPGADGDGRCGALRRSGPGLPLATGRERPQASLEASALLPGADSFHPGGSGAGGCFSLPQQAGDTPYVLAAQLAGTDHRPALLLPVAGRLQHTAASLGSYLAPCALQTHPHLLRLRHPPVFHGFVRGRHQREAFLQHAERDDGLQATPPRGRLCQHAGAPDRCFWGAGAGRPGQAELETPRRRLPGLVPAPAQRRALIPDEVSSCLPEPGSGLLPAVDDSSRSWMLLPASSGLLPASSGLLPESWGSCLHPWGSCLSPGAPARILRAPA; from the exons ATGAGCGGGCAGAGCGGCGCCGCCCAATATGGAGGCGGCCGGCGGTGCCGAGGAAGGGGAGGCGGAGGAGCCCGGCGGGCGGGG GCGCCACCATCCCATCGTGGCAATGCTGGATCTgccttttctacccttttgcGCCTTCGTGGGCGGCTTGGGTCTCACCTGCGTGGCCTTCGTGATCGCTTGGTGCCAGCACTGGCACGGCGGCTTCTCCTTCGACGGCAGCAGCCGGACCTTCAACTGGCACCCGGTGCTGATGGTGACGGGCGTTGTGGTGCTTTACGGCGCAG CGGCCCTGGTTTACCGCTTGCCACAGGCCGTGAGCGGCCCCAAGCTTCCCTGGAAGCTTCTGCACTGCTGCCTGGCGCTGACAGCTTTCATCCTGGCGGTTCTGGGGCTGGTGGCTGTTTTTCGCTTCCACAACAAGCAGGGGACACCCCATATGTACTCGCTGCACAGCTGGCTGGGACTGATCACCGTCCTGCTCTTCTCCTGCCAG TGGCTGGCCGGCTTCAGCAcactgctgcttccctgggctCCTACCTGGCTCCGTGCGCTCTACAAACCCATCCACATCTTCTTCGGCTCCGTCATCCTCCTGTTTTCCATGGCTTCGTCCGTGGCAGGCATCAACGAGAAGCTTTTCTTCAGCAT GCAGAACGGGACGATGGACTACAAGCAACTCCCCCCCGAGGCCGTCTTTGCCAACACGCTGGGGCTCCTGATCGttgtttttggggtgctggtgctgGGCGCCCTGGTCAAGCCGAGCTGGAAACGCCCCGACGCCGACTCCCCGGACTCGTGCCAG cccctgctcaGCGGCGAGCACTGATTCCTGACGAGGTCTCTTCCTGCCTTCCCGAG CCCGGCAGTGGCCTCCTGCCTGCTGTCGATGACAGCAGCCGCAGCTGGATGCTCCTGCCCGCGTCCTCGGGGCTCCTGCCCGCGTCCTCAGGGCTCCTGCCTGAGTCCTGGGGCTCCTGCCTGCATCCTTGGGGCTCCTGCCTGAGTCCTGGGGCTCCTGCCCGCATCCTCAGGGCTCCTGCCTGA
- the TMEM138 gene encoding transmembrane protein 138: protein MLQTSNYSLVLFLQFLLLFYDLFVNSFSELLRTAPAVQLVLFITQDIAILFNVIIVFLMFFNTFVFQAGLVNLLFHKFKGTILLSAAYLALSISFHVWIMNLRWRDSSRFVWTEGLQTLFVFQRLAAVLYCYFYKRTAVHLGDPLFYQDSLWLRKEFAQFRG from the exons ATGCTGCAGACCAGCAACTACAGCCTGGTGCTGTTCCTGCAGTTCCTCCTGCTTTTCTACGACCTCTTCGTCAACTCTTTCTCGGAGCTGCTCCGCACGGCCCCCGCTGTCCAGCTCGTCCTCTTCAT CACCCAGGACATCGCCATTCTCTTCAACGTCATCATCGTCTTCCTCATGTTCTTCAACACCTTCGTCTTCCAGGCCGGGCTCGTCAACCTCCTCTTCCACAAGTTTAAGGGAACGATCCTGCTCTCGGCGGCCTACCTGGCGCTCAGCATCTCTTTCCACGTCTGGATTATG AACCTGCGGTGGCGTGACTCCAGCCGCTTCGTCTGGACCGAAGGCCTGCAGACCCTCTTTGTTTTCCAGCGGCTGG CGGCCGTGCTCTACTGCTATTTCTACAAGCGGACGGCCGTGCACCTGGGAGACCCCCTCTTCTACCAGGACTCGCTCTGGCTCCGCAAGGAGTTCGCCCAGTTCCGTGGATGA
- the TMEM216 gene encoding transmembrane protein 216, whose amino-acid sequence MAPRGRPRPSAPLQVLLFFNGWYSAAFFLLEAFVFVYKALLLPYPASNLALDLLLLFLYLGTEATRIFLGSKGNLCRRKLPLSLGLLLTVPAAAMAAYYLLLQTYALRLEAILSAILLLFYTLELLLGGLTLVSSSGDLY is encoded by the exons ATGGCGCCTAGGG GCCGCCCGCGGCCCTCGGCGCCGCTGCAGGTGCTGCTCTTCTTCAACGGCTGGTACAGCGCCGCCTTCTTCCTCCTGGAGGCCTTCGTCTTCGTCTACAAGG CGCTGCTGTTGCCGTATCCCGCCTCCAACCTGGCGCTCGAcctgctcctgctcttcctCTACCTCGGCACGGAAGCCACCCGCATTTTCCTAG GCTCCAAGGGTAACCTGTGCCGGAGGAAGTTGCCGCTTTCCCTCGGGCTGCTCCTCACCGTCCCGGCGGCCGCGATGGCCGCTTATTACCTGCTGCTGCAGACGTACGCCCTGCGCCTCGAAGCCATCCTGAGcgccatcctcctcctcttctacaccctggagctgctcctgggaGGCCTCACGCTCGTCTCCTCCAG CGGGGATTTGTACTGA